The following DNA comes from Marichromatium purpuratum 984.
ACGCTCAAGCTGACGGCATGAGGTCGCCATGAATCCAGCGCTCATCGAGTCCTTTCGTGACGGCGTCGCCGACATCCTCGATGCCCTCGGTGCCCCCGGGAGCTACGCGGGCAGTCCCGCGCGGCTGGTCGTCGAGCAGGTCGACGGCGAGGCGGGGGAGTGGGAGATGGTCCACGAGGTGCGCCATCGCGCCGTTGTCGATGCCGCCGCACTGGCGGTAAAGCCGGCGCCGGGTGATCCCCTCGAGGTCAACGCCGAGCGCTGGGTGGTCGATCGCGTGCTCGCGGGCGATGGCTTTACCTGGACGCTGGCGGTGCGACCCGATGAGTGAGCAGACTCACCCCGCACGCGCGCCACTGGCCGCCATCGCCTCGGCGCTTCGCCTCATCCCCGGGGTGCAAGACGTGCGCACCGGCCGCTGCGCGCTGCGCGTCAGTGAGGACGAGCCACTGCCGGTGCTGACGGTGCACAGCCGCAGCGAGGCGCCGGCGACTGCCGCCGACCGCGATCGCCTGCTCCCGGTCCAGACCTGGCGCCGCAGTGTTGTCATCGTCGGCCATGTGACCGCCACGGACGACTGGGACGCCGAGCTCGAAGTGCTCGTCAGCGCCATTCGGCGCGCGTTGTGGGCGGCGGGCGTGCCCGACCTGACGCTTGGCGATGTCATCTTCGCCCCGCCGGAGAGTGGCGGCCAAATCGCCGAGGTGCAGCTCGAGGCCCAGTACGGCTATCAGGAGGTGCTGACGTGATCCCCGATATTCCGTGTGCCCATTGCCCGCCGACCCTCGCCGAGCACGGGCGCTGCCAGATCGGCAGGCTGGTTCCGCACGACTGCGCCGGTTGCGCCGCCTATCGACCGGCGTTCCGCACCGAGGAGCGCACGCGCTGCGAGGTCTGGACCCGGGTCATGGGCTACCACCGTCCAATCTCGCACTTCAACGGCGGCAAACGCGCCGAGCATGCGCAGCGCCGCTACTTCAAGGAGGCATCCCATGTCCGACGCAAAGCATGACGAGCTGCCCGAGGTCCTCGCCAAGCCGTGGTGGCAGTCCCGCGCCGTGATCGGCGCCCTGGTGGTAGTGCTCGCCCAGATTGCGAGTGTCGCCGGGATCACGCTGGACACTGCGGCGCTCACCGATGCCCTGGTCACCCTGGCGAGCATCGCCGGCGCTGGCATGGCGATCTGGGGGCGGGTGCGCGCAAGCGTGCCGCTGCGGCTGCGCTGATGGCCAGCGGATTCCGCTTCTCCAAGCGCTCCGAGCACGCCCTCGCCGGTGTCCATGACGACCTGGTGCGGGTGGCGCGGCGCGCGCTGGAGCTGACCGAGGTCGACTTCGTCGTCACCGAGGGGCGACGCACCGAGGCGCGTCAGCGCTCGCTGGTCGCCGCCGGGGCCTCGCGCACCATGCGCTCGCGTCACCTCACCGGGCACGCGCTCGATGTCGCCGCCTGGGTCGATGGCGGCGTGCGCTGGGACTGGCCGCTCTATCCGCGCATCGCCGCCGCCTTCAAGGCCGCCGCCGCCGAGCTGGGGGTGGCGATCCGCTGGGGCGGGGACTGGCCGCGGTTTCGCGACGGCCCTCACTTCGAGCTGGATCGGCGGAGCTACCCATGAGCCTCACGCTCGATCAGCAGCTCACCGAGCTGCAGTTGCGCGTCGAGCGCGTCGAGACCGAGACCCGTGATCTGCGTGAGGGGCTGGCGTCACTCACTCAGGACCATGCCATCACCCGCGAGTCGGTGCGGATCTTCACCGACCTTATCGAGGGTATGCGCGAGGAGCTTGGAGCCACGCGCGACGGCGTGCATCAGGTCCAGCTCGCTTTGCAACGGCACATGACCGACGAGGCGCGCGACCGTCGCCGCCAGTTCGCCGGCTCGGTGACGGCGACCATCAGCACTCTCGGCACCCTGGGAGTGCTGCTGTGGAACGTCGTCATCACGAACTGACCCTCACCGCATCCACCACGAGGAATACCCCATGACCGCACCCCGCGCCATCTATCTGCGCTGCGAAGTCAAGGCCGGTCTGTGGGACGGCCTGACCTGGCCGACCCAGTACAGCGATCCGCTCAACTTCACCAAGATTGAACTCACCGCGCCCACGCAGGAGAAGGAAGAGCTGATCTCCAACATGACCGGCAACTACGGCGCCGCGCTCGACAGCCAGCAGAAGCCGACTGATTCGGCGACCGCGACGCTGGAGTTCAACACCATGACCGACGTCATGCTCGGCCTGGTGCTGGGCGCCGATGTCAGCCCCGGGGAGCAGGCGCAGAGCACCATCACCGACGAGTCGGTCGATACCGCCCTGGGGGTCTGGGTGCCGCTGGCCCACGGGTACATCGACAGCGAACAGTCGATCAGCCTCAAGACCGGGGCCGATGTCGCGGTCGAGCCCTCGAAGTACGAGATCGATACCACCAACGGGATGATCAAGGCCCTCCATGCCGACGCCGTCGGCACCGGCATGAAGCTCAGCTATACCGCGCGCGCCGAGAGCTGGACCGCCTTCGCCGCCGGCCAGGCCAAGAGCGCCTATGTCCACCTCATCGGTAGCGCCACCGACATGGTCACCGGCAAGACCGGCCGCCTCAACATCTGGCGCGCCGCGCTCGCGCCGGGCGGCGCGGTCGACCCGGTGGCGGGTGGGTACTTCGCGGGCAGCCTCGCCGGGTCGCTGATTGCGCCGACCGGCAAGGCCTCGCCCTGGGAATGGCAGGCGCTGAGCGCCTGATCGGGGTGAGGGGGAGGGCATGGCAATCCAGCTCGGCGCGCTCGCGCTCCCGGATGGTCTGCGCTGGTCGGACGAGTTCAGTTGGTCGCCGACCGTGCGCTCGACCAGCTATGGCCTCACCGGTGCGCTGTTGGTGCAGAGCGCCACGCGCCAAGATGGGCGCCCACTCACCCTGAGTGGTGGGCGGCAATGGGCGTGGTGCAGCCGCGCCGAGCTGACGGCCATCGCCGCGGCCCTCGATGCCGCCACGCCCGAGACCGCGCTCATCCTCACCCTGCACGATGGTCGCGCCATCCCAGTCATTGCCCGTCCCGGCGAGGATGGGCCGATCACCGCCGCCCCCGTCCCGATCGTGCGCGATTCCGGCCCCGCCGACCCGGGACCGATGACGCGCTACTACATCGACGAGATCCGCCTGACGATCGTCGGCGAGATCCAGGAGCCCTGAATGGCCGATCACAGCCTCGCTGTTCGCATCCTCATCAACGCCAAGGACCAGGCCTCGGCGGTCATCGGCAAGATCGCCAACAAGTGGACCGCGCTCACCGCCGCCGTCAGCGGCTTCATCGGTGTGCGCGCCTTCACCACCGCGATCGGCGACGCCGCCGACTTCGAGTCAGCGCTCGATGCCATCCAGGCGCGCACCGGCGCCACCGCCGAGGAGATGCAGCGGCTGCGCGACGCGGCCATGGAGGCCGGCTCCACCACGACCTTTACCGCGACCGAGGCCGCCGAGGGCCTCAACATCCTGGGCGCGTCCGGTCTTGCCGCCAGTGATGCCATTGCCACCCTGCCCAGCGTGCTCGCGCTCGCGCGGGTCGAGAGCGTCGATCTGGCCACCGCCGCCGGGCTGATCACCGATGCGGTCAGCATCATGGGGCTCTCGTTCGAGGACAGCGCGCGCGCCACCGATGTGCTGGTGCGCGCGGCGAGCCTCTCGAACACGACTGCGACCCAGCTTGGCGAGGCGTTGCGCTATGCCGGTGGCGAAGCGCGCAGCGCTGGGCTCTCCATCGAAGAGACGGCCGCCACGCTCGACGTGCTCGCGCAGAGCGGTATCCGTGGCGAGCAAGCCGGCACCATGCTGCGCAACATCCTCGGTCAGCTCGGCGATCCTGCGAGCAAGGCCCGCCAGGAACTGGCCGCGCTCGGCGTGACCTCCGGTGACCTCGGCGAGGCGATCGACGGCATCGCGGCCGCCGGCGCCGCCGGCGAGCGCGCCGTGCGCGCCTTCGGCATCGAGGCCGGGCCCGGCGTGCGCGCGCTCTTGACCGAGGGGAGCGCCGGTATCGCGGCCTACGCAAACCAGCTCAATGCCGCCGGTGGCGCCGCGCAGCAGGCCGCCGCGACCATGGGCAGCAATCTGAATGGTGCGCTTCAGGCGCTGCGCTCTGCCTGGGATGCGTTGCGCATCTCGTTGGTCGACCCACTGCTCGAGCCGATTCGCCGCGAGGTCGAAGGATTGGCCGAGAGCCTGGGGCGATTCACGCAGAGCGCGCGCCTCGAGCAACTGAAGGCGACCCTGCTACAGACCTTCGAAACGTTGGTCGCCCAAGCCAAGGCCTTCGTCGCCGCGGTCGACTGGGAGGGTTTCGCGCAGCGCATCGATACCGCGCTCAGCGGGGCCAAGAGCAGCCTCGAGACGTTCGCGAACAGCGCCTCGCGCACCACCGATACCCTGCTGTTCGTCTTCCAGTCGATCGGGACCGGCATCTCCACGTTGCAGACCGCATTCTGGGGCCTGGCCGGCGTGGTGGGGAAGGCGTCAGCCTTCATCGTTGAGGGGCTCAGCAAGATCGTCAAGGCTCAGTCGAAGCTGACCTTCGGGCCGTTTCGTCGAAAGCTCGAAGAGGTCTCGGCCGAGATCGCCTCCGTGTCCGAGTCGCTGGACAATGCCGCTGATGGCGCTTTCGAAAACGCCGGCGCCGCGCTCGACCGGACCGCGCAAAAAGGTGAATCGCTGCGCGAAACCATGCGCCGCCTGTTCGAGGCGCAACGCGATGCCGAGAAGTCAACGCGCGAGCTGGGCGAGGCGCAGCGTGATGCGGCACCACCGGCGGAGCTGACGGCCGAGCAGGAACGGCTCGCCGCGGCCATCAAAACCTACAACGCGGCACTGGCCGAGGCGCGCGCCGGCAACGGCGAGGCCGGTCTTTCGCTCATCGAGCTGGGCCAGCGCGTCGTCGAGGCGCGCGCGGAGCTTGATGGCTTGGGCGTGTCGGCTGGTGCGGCCGCCGAACAGGTTGAGGCGAGCGGCGATCGCACCGCCAGATCGGCGGGCGAGAGCCGCGACGAGATCGCGCAGCTGCGTCAGGAGTATGACCGGCTGATCGAGGCGGGCGACACCCAGGGGGCCGACAAGGTTCTGCGCTCGATCCGCCGGATCGGGGAAGAGGCCGGGGAGAGCGCCGGGGTGACCGAGGGGGCCGCCGCCCGGATCGAGGCGGCGTTCGATCAGCTGGGGATCGTGTCCCAGCGTGCGCTCGACCAGGCCGCCACCAACGCGCGCGCCAATTTCGAGACGATCGCCAACTCCGCCAATGCCTCTGCGGAAGACATCGAGCGCGCCTTCTTAGCCTGGGCAGAGGCAGCGCGCACTGCGGCGGCGGATTCCGACGAGGCGCGGCAACGCGAAGTCGAGTCGATGCTGCTTGCGCAAGCGACCGCGCTTGGGTTGCGTGATGCCTATCTGTCACTGGAGGGCATCAACCGCACAACCACCGACACCACCCGCAACCTCTCCGACAGTCAGCGCGACCTCGGCAATAGCGCCAAGGATGCCGACGAAGGCATCAAGAAGGTCGTCGGGTCGAGCAACGACCTCAACATCGCCTTTCTGAACAGTCGCGAGCAGATCCGCAACGCCATCGCCGATCTGCGCGGCTACTCCTCGGCGGCGGCTGATGCCGTCGAGGAGATCGTCAGCGGCCTCGATCGCTGGGACAACAAGATCCGTGCGATCCAGGCGCTGGAGGCGAGCGACTTCGTCGGCGACGGCGCGGTGGACGAGGCCTCGGCGCGCATCGCCCAGCTCGAGGCCGAGCTGGAAGCGACCGGCGCCACGGCTGATGCGCTTGCCGAGCGCGTCGACATGGCCTTCAACGTGCTGCGCGACACCGATGCCGTGGTGCTCGCGATCACCCAGCTCAAGCAGGAGGTCATCGAGGCCGAGATCGCCGCCGAACGTCTGGCGCAGCGCGGCGAGCGGCTGCAGGCCGAGTTCGCCGGGCTCACCGATGCGCTCGACGCCGGCTCGATCGGCCTGAGCGAGTATGCCGATAAGCTCGACCGCCTGATCGATGCCAACCAGCGCCTCGGCGAGGAGGAGCTGGAGCCGTTGCGCGCGGCGCTCGACGATGCGCGGCGCAAGATGGCCGACTTCACCGAGGACGCCCAGGCCGGCCTGCGCGACCTGCAGGCCGAGTGGGCCGAGCTCAACGGCCAGCAGCTCGAGGCGTTGCTCCTCGAGCAGGAGGCGCAACGCCTCGAGATCGAGATGGCGCTCGCCGAGGCCAAGCGCGATGGCAATACCGAGGCGATCCGCGCGCTCGAGGACCAGCTCGACATGCTCGAGCAGATCCAGGCCGTCGAGCGCGAGCGTGCCGCCGAGGCCGAGGCCCAGGCCGCGATCGAGGCGGCCGAGGCCGAGGCCGAAGAGGCCGCGCGCCGCGCCGCGCTGAGCGATGCCGATCGCGCCCATGAGGACAGCATCGCCACGCTCGAGGCGCGGCTGCTCGAGGCGGTGCGCGCCCAGGACCAGGCGCTCGAGGACGCCCTGGCCGCGCAGATTGCCGCCGAGCGACAGCGCCACGAGGAGACCCTGGCCAACCTCGAGGCCGAGTCCGCGGCGCGCGCGAGCACCGGGACGGCGAGCACCGCCGGCACGACCTCGGGTGCGACGGGGAGCACAAGCACGGCGAGCGCGAGCCGTGCGATCGACGTGCGCGTCAGTGTCAACGGCCAGTCGAGTCGCACCATCACCGTGGCCGATGAGGCCAGCGCCGATGCGCTCGAATCCATCCTGTCATCCCTTGAGTCCGCCGCCGCTGTGGCGATCTGACCCGCGAGCCCAACCGACATGCCCATCCAAGAAGAGAACATCGTCTTCGTCGAGAGCCAGGTGATGGACGACGTCCCCGAGGGCGGCGGTGCTGCCACCGGGCGCGAGATCGTCGATGGCGCGCTCAACAACGTCTTCGAGGACATCTCCGATCTCGACCGCGCCTACGGCCGCTTCAACCTGAGGAAGCTCGCGCTGGCGGTGCGCAGCCTCGACACCAGCCTCTACGGCGGCGCCAAGCTCGCCCTCACCGCGCTGCCGCGCGATCCCGCCGTCGGCTACACCCTGTTTCGCACCGCCGACCCCTTCGATACCCGCGCCCAGGCCGCCGACCGCGTCCAGGCCTATCTCTACAAGGGGCCGATGTGGCCGGGCGTGCTCTACGACGACCACATCGCCGGGATGCGCGCCATCCGCATCATCCAGCGCGTCGACACCACGCTGCCGCCGATCGGCAAGACCCTGGTGCTCGTGCAGCACGAGGGGGAGGCCAATGCCGTCGAGCAGTACCTGCGGGTAACCGACGTCGAGACCGTCGAGACCACCCTCACCGACAGCTCCGGCGACTTCGTCCGCTGGGTCGTCACCCTGACCCTCAAGGACGCGCTGCGCCACGACTTCGCCGGCCACACCCCGCGCCGCGACGACCTCTACGACTACGACCAGGGCGCGCGGCTGCGCGACACCACGGTGGCCGATGCCGCGCGCTACAGCGGCGCCCAGCGGCTGGCCGAGCCCGCCCAATCGGGGGATCTGCGGGTGCGCGCGGCGAGCCTCTACAGCCAGCTCGTCCCGGCCAGCCAGACCGAGACGCCGCTGGTCAACCAGGTCATGGCGGACCAGCTCGTCACCGAGATCGACGCCGGGGGCGGACACCGGGTCGAGGTCTCCCAGGCCCCGCACACCCGAGCGCTCGCCGTCACCCCCGAGAACCGCCGCCTGAACTGGGTCGAGACCCTCTCCCCGGTACCACAACGGGGGGCGCTCAACATCGCCTATATGGCCCAGGGGCACTGGTACGAGTTGACCGATGACGGCACGGGCATCATTCGCGGATCGGACAGCACGTTCGGCTCCGGGACCATCGATGCCACCACCGGGGTGAGTGCGGTCACGCTCGGCGCACTGCCGGACGCGGGCTCGCAGATCCTGTACACCTGGGCGAGCCCCGTTCACTACAGCATTCGCGCCGGGGCGACGCAGGATACCGACGCGCGCGGCGCGCGGCTCGATTTCGCGCTGGAGCAGGTCCCCTATATCCCGGGTTCACTGGTCGTGACCTTCACGCGGGGCGGGAGCCCGCTCACCGCCACCGAGGACGGCCACGGGACGATCAGCGGCGTCGGGGTCAGCGGCGTGCTCAACCTGACCAGCGGGGCGGGCTCGCTGTGGTTCACCCAGCTCCCGGATCGGGAGACCAGCATCCGCTTCGACCATGCCTACGCCGACCCCGACGACCCGGAGCAACCCGCGGAACGACGCGTCGAGGCCGCGCTGGGGGCAAACTACACGCTCGACTTTGGCGGCTCCGTCGCCCCCGAGGGCGTGAGTATCGCAGCCTATTACAACTACCCTGTTAGCGCCGCAGTGACGATCAATGACGACGGGGAGGGGGGGCTCGTCGTCGCCACCGGGCAAGCGGTGGGCGATCCCGCAGAGCCCGTGACGGGCCTGCCGGTGGGGACGATCGACTACGCGGCGGGTCTGGCGACGCTCAACATCCCGATCGAGGTCAATTACCAGCACTGGGCGCCAGCGGTGCTCAATCCTGACGGGAGCATCGCTAGGGCAGGCTACTGGTATACGTGGAGGCAGTCTGCCCTCCCTTCCACGACGAACGAGGTCCTGGGTGTAGCCGCCACCGGCGCACCCTCGTCCGACCTCGTCGCTGACCCCATTGTGCTCGACCTCCTCGACGGGGGGCTGGATCTCGACCTGACGCATCTCCACACCAGCCGGATCGTACCCGGCTCGGTTCGCCTGTCGCTGGGCGGCACGCGCTACGAGGATCGCGGCACGGGGGTGCTCTACGACGGCGACGGTCTTCGGCTCGGCACGCTCGACTACGACACCGGCATCGCCTCGCTGACCTGGTGGTCGGATGGGGCCAACGCACCGCCCACGGTGACCGCCTGTCTGACACGCTATGGCTTCTGGGTCGCGACCGAGGCCAGCTTCCGCACCCGGGTCGCCCCGCTCAAGCCCGAGGCCCTGAGCATCACGGTCACGGCCGAGGACGGGGCGCGGCTCACGGCGAGCGCCGATGCCGATGGCAACCTCGTGGGTGATGCCGTCTCGGGGTCAGTCAACTACGAGTTCGGTACGGCGGCGATGGCGTTCGGGGCGATGGCGGATGACCCGGAGCATCCCGGGTCGCAGGTCTGGGTGCCTCGACGGGTCGACCCCACCACCCTGCGCTACAACGCCGTCGCCTACAGCTACCTGCCGCTGGACGCCGACATCCTCGGTATCGACGGCACCCGGCTGCCCGCCGATGGTCGGGTGCCGATCTACCGCCCCGGCGATCTGGTGATGATCCTCCACGCCGCCGAGACCGCCCTCAGCCCCAGCGCCGGGGTCGCCACCGCGCTCGGTCGCACCCGGCTCGCCTGGGTGCGGGTGACCGACGCCACGGGCGCGGTGGTCAGCGGTGATCGCTACCAGCTCGACCGCGCCGCCGGGCAGATCATGTTCCCCGACCTCGCTGGCCTCACCCTGCCGCTCACCGTGCGCCACACCGTCGGCGACCTGCGCCAGGTCACCGATGCCCAGATCAGCGGCTGGCTCGCGCTCTCGCGCCCGCTCACCCACGACTACCCGGCCGGGGAGACCATCGTCGCCGGCTGCCTGATCATCGGTGATCGCCGCGCCCGGGTCTCGGCGACCTGGGATCAGGCGAGCTGGAGCGGGGCGTGGTCGGACGCCCCTAGCGGCAGCGCCGCCACCGCCACCCTCAACCTGATCGACCACCCCATCCAGGTCACCAACGAGGGCTGCGACACCGACCGCTGGGTGCTGCGCTGCGCCGACGCGGCCAGCGACCAATGGGAGCTGATCAGCGAGAACCGCGGGCTCGTCTGGCAGGGCGTCTACGCCCCCGGCGGCGCCGACATCGCCCCGATCAACCCGCGCACCCGGATCGACCTCGGCGGCGGCGCCTACAGCACCGGCGCCCCCTACATGACCATCCCCGCCGCGGCCAACGGCGGCGGCTGGAGCACCGGCAACGTGGTGCGCATCGACACCGTCGGCGCCATCGCCGAGTTCTGGGTCGCGCGCTCGATCCAGCAATCCGACGAGCCCGCCGACCCCGCCGCCGCCGATGGCTGCGAGATCCATGCGCTTGGCAACATCGATCGACCCTGAGGTGAGGGATGACTGACTACTTCCTGGCCGTCGGCTCGAGCGACGACACCCTGCGGACCCTGGAGGGGCCAGCGTTCGATGTGGCGACGACGCGGTTTGCCTCGGGTGGGGATGTCAATGCGGTGGCGTTTTCGCCGGATGGGGCGCATCTGGCTGTTGGTGTGAGCGCCCCTCCGTGGCTCGTCATTATTCGCACCTCAGACTGGTCAGTTACGACTGACGTTCAAGTCCCAAGTTACGTTTACGGTGTGTCCTGGAGTCCCGATGGCGCCTATCTGGCTGTTGGATATTACGGTGGCGATCGCCTGGCGGTGATCGATACATCTGACTGGTCGGTCGTCCCCGGAACGCCCAGCCTGCCGGATAAGCGCGTTTGGGATTGTGCTTGGTCGCCGGACGGGGCGTATCTGGCTGTTGTTGGTGACTGGGGCGAGCCGAATTTTGCCGTCATCGACACCACCGACTGGTCGGTCGTCCCCGGAACGCCCAGCCTGCCAGGGGATGGTTACAGCTGCGAGTTTTCGCCGGATGGGGCTTATCTGGCATTGGGATTGCGTTCAGCGCCGTATCTGGTCGTGCTGAATGCTCCCGAATGGACGCGGGTTTCCGGCGTCCCTGCGGCGGCAAGTGCGCATCGGGGCGTGTCCTGGTCGCCGGACGGGGCGTATCTGGCTGTTGGGCACGCCCCCACGTTTTGCCTGACTATTATCGACACCACCGACTGGTCGGTAGTCCCCGGCACGCCGGCGGTATCGAGCACGGGGTACGACTGCGCCTGGAGTCCCGATGGCGCCTATCTGGCAGTCGCGCATGCCGGTTCACCCTATCTCACCGTCATCGACACCACCGACTGGTCGGTAGTCCCCGGCACGCCGGCGGTATCGAGCACGGGACTCACCGTCGCCTGGCTCCCCGACATCAACCGCCCGACCCGTCACGGCATCCTCTACGACCACGACGGCAACCCCCTGAGTCTCCCGGTGCAGCTATTGCGCCGCCCGGCTTGGGCGCGCTCGCAGGTCGTCACCCCGGACCCGGTCTCGGGGGCGTTCACGGTGCGCGGCTTCGCCCCCGGCGACTACCACCTGCTGATCCCCGACACCCGCCCTGGGGCGACCGACGATCGCCTGCTGCGCATCACCCTCGACGAGACTACCGGCGCGCTCGCGCCGCTGGAGGTCTACATGCCCTACGCTGGGGCGCTGACTACGATCAACGGCAACGCCACCAAGGCCATCGACGGCAGCGCCGCCGACGATGTGATCGTGCGCGCCTGGGGCAGTCACGGGCACGTCATCGACGTGGTGCCTGCGCCCAGCGGCGACTGGTCGGCCGAGGTGCCGCCGGGCACCTACGACATCACCTACCGCAGCGCCGGCTGCCAGCCAGTCTGTCACGGCCCCTACACCATCGCCGCGCCGGAGGAGGAAGGCTGATGGATCTCGGCACCCAGCACCAGGTTGCGCGCGAGGCTGCCGCCCGCCTACCGGTGCTCGAGGCCGGGCTGGCCCTGCTTGCCGGCGGCGCGGTCGGGGCGCGGCTCGTGCTCTACAGCGCGCCGCTCCCCGGCGCCCCTGGCGAGACTCCGTCCGAGGCTACCGCCCTGGTCGAGATCCCGCTGGCGACGGGCATCGGCGCGGTCGACCCCGAGACCCATCAGCTCCGCCTCGACACCCCGCTCGAGGCACCGATCACCGGCGCCGACCCCGCGACCGGCACCGCCGCGGCCTGGGCGCGGATCCTCGATGGCAATGGCGATTGGTGGGCCGACTGCACGGTGAGCGCCACCGGTGACGGCGGCGAGGTGCAACTCGACAGCCCGATGCTCTATCGCGGTGCCTACGCGCGGGTCACCGCCGCCGTCTTTCAGGGGTAGGGGGTGACCGGGCCGTCGCTGGGGCTGCCGGTCTCGGTGCGCTGCGACCAGCCCCGACCCGAGTTGGGGGCGACCGTGCTGCCTGCGCGGATGGTGCTCCCCGCGCAGGCGTTGGCGGCGCTCGATGCGACCCGGCTACCCGGCTGCGTGCGCCCGAGCTCGGCGGCGACCGGCCCGGCACCCGCGCTGTGGCGGCCGATCCGGCTGTGCTGCGGCCTCGCGCCGCCGTCGCTGGCGACGACCCGTGTCGCGGCGGTGGTCTGTCTGGTCGGGGGCGAGGCGCCACCCCTGGCCGCCACCGTGCTCGACCCGATCTGCCGCCCGGTCCTCGACCCAAGCGATGTCGAGGCCGTGCTCCAGGCCGCGCTGCCCGCGCCGAGCGCCGGTCTGTCGATCACCGCCGCGCTCCGGGCGCGGGTCATCCAAGATGCGACCCTCGTCGCCGCCTTGCCCGCGCCGACGGCGGGGCTGACGCTCGGGGCCGCGCTCGTCGTCGAGCTGGATCTGGCCCTCCCCGCCGCTACCGGCCCCAGCGCCGAGGCCCCGGCGCGCGATCAGCGCGCCATCGCCCGTGGTTGGCGGCTCATCGGCACCGAGATGCGCGCGACCCGCCACGCCGCAGCGCTCGGCCACCGGCAGGCGCGGGCACGTCCGGGGCCGGCGCTCGGGCTGCGCCACACCGAGACCCGACGGCTGCGCCGGGTCGCCCAGGTCCCGCATGCCGAGGCGCGCCCGATCCGCGCCGCGCGCACTACGCTCCATGCCGACACCCGCCGGTTGCGGCGCGCGACCCGGGCGGTGTGCACCGAGGCCGCCTCGATCCGGGCCGCCGCCCGAGCGGGGCACCGCGATCGAGAGCGCACCCGTGACCGACTGCAGTTCGATCAACAGGACGCGCGCCCGATCGATCTCCGCCTCGATGCCGGGCACCACGTCGCGCAACCGCTCGAGACTCTGCTCGGCACCCCGCACACCGCGGCGCTGTGGCCGCTCCCCGGGCGCTGGACGCCGTGCTACATGCCGGCGGTACTGCTGCGCACCCGGGTGTCCTGTAGCGCGACCCCGTCGCTCGGCGCTGCCGTCGAGCTACCCGGCTGCTGCGACT
Coding sequences within:
- a CDS encoding M15 family metallopeptidase — its product is MASGFRFSKRSEHALAGVHDDLVRVARRALELTEVDFVVTEGRRTEARQRSLVAAGASRTMRSRHLTGHALDVAAWVDGGVRWDWPLYPRIAAAFKAAAAELGVAIRWGGDWPRFRDGPHFELDRRSYP
- a CDS encoding head-tail joining protein, whose translation is MNPALIESFRDGVADILDALGAPGSYAGSPARLVVEQVDGEAGEWEMVHEVRHRAVVDAAALAVKPAPGDPLEVNAERWVVDRVLAGDGFTWTLAVRPDE
- the nrdD gene encoding anaerobic ribonucleoside-triphosphate reductase, encoding MVPHDCAGCAAYRPAFRTEERTRCEVWTRVMGYHRPISHFNGGKRAEHAQRRYFKEASHVRRKA
- a CDS encoding phage tail tape measure protein, with amino-acid sequence MADHSLAVRILINAKDQASAVIGKIANKWTALTAAVSGFIGVRAFTTAIGDAADFESALDAIQARTGATAEEMQRLRDAAMEAGSTTTFTATEAAEGLNILGASGLAASDAIATLPSVLALARVESVDLATAAGLITDAVSIMGLSFEDSARATDVLVRAASLSNTTATQLGEALRYAGGEARSAGLSIEETAATLDVLAQSGIRGEQAGTMLRNILGQLGDPASKARQELAALGVTSGDLGEAIDGIAAAGAAGERAVRAFGIEAGPGVRALLTEGSAGIAAYANQLNAAGGAAQQAAATMGSNLNGALQALRSAWDALRISLVDPLLEPIRREVEGLAESLGRFTQSARLEQLKATLLQTFETLVAQAKAFVAAVDWEGFAQRIDTALSGAKSSLETFANSASRTTDTLLFVFQSIGTGISTLQTAFWGLAGVVGKASAFIVEGLSKIVKAQSKLTFGPFRRKLEEVSAEIASVSESLDNAADGAFENAGAALDRTAQKGESLRETMRRLFEAQRDAEKSTRELGEAQRDAAPPAELTAEQERLAAAIKTYNAALAEARAGNGEAGLSLIELGQRVVEARAELDGLGVSAGAAAEQVEASGDRTARSAGESRDEIAQLRQEYDRLIEAGDTQGADKVLRSIRRIGEEAGESAGVTEGAAARIEAAFDQLGIVSQRALDQAATNARANFETIANSANASAEDIERAFLAWAEAARTAAADSDEARQREVESMLLAQATALGLRDAYLSLEGINRTTTDTTRNLSDSQRDLGNSAKDADEGIKKVVGSSNDLNIAFLNSREQIRNAIADLRGYSSAAADAVEEIVSGLDRWDNKIRAIQALEASDFVGDGAVDEASARIAQLEAELEATGATADALAERVDMAFNVLRDTDAVVLAITQLKQEVIEAEIAAERLAQRGERLQAEFAGLTDALDAGSIGLSEYADKLDRLIDANQRLGEEELEPLRAALDDARRKMADFTEDAQAGLRDLQAEWAELNGQQLEALLLEQEAQRLEIEMALAEAKRDGNTEAIRALEDQLDMLEQIQAVERERAAEAEAQAAIEAAEAEAEEAARRAALSDADRAHEDSIATLEARLLEAVRAQDQALEDALAAQIAAERQRHEETLANLEAESAARASTGTASTAGTTSGATGSTSTASASRAIDVRVSVNGQSSRTITVADEASADALESILSSLESAAAVAI
- a CDS encoding phage tail tube protein; the encoded protein is MTAPRAIYLRCEVKAGLWDGLTWPTQYSDPLNFTKIELTAPTQEKEELISNMTGNYGAALDSQQKPTDSATATLEFNTMTDVMLGLVLGADVSPGEQAQSTITDESVDTALGVWVPLAHGYIDSEQSISLKTGADVAVEPSKYEIDTTNGMIKALHADAVGTGMKLSYTARAESWTAFAAGQAKSAYVHLIGSATDMVTGKTGRLNIWRAALAPGGAVDPVAGGYFAGSLAGSLIAPTGKASPWEWQALSA